Part of the Desulfonatronum thiosulfatophilum genome is shown below.
GGCGGTAGAGTACTACCTTGATGATTTCGAGGACATCTCCCTCGCCATCGAGGTATTGCAAGACCCGGCGGATCTGGCATTGGATTGGGAGAAGGTAAAGCGTGACCTACTCAATCTCGATTAAACGAAGTGCTGCAAAGTCACTCGAGAACATCCCCAAACCCGACCGACTACGCATCATCGAAGCGATTGATTTTCTGCGGGAAAATTCTAGCGCCGGATCTGTCTTGAAGGGCGAGTTCTCCGGATTGCGTCGGATACGGGTTGGCATGTACCGAGTCGTGTATGAAGTCCAGGATACACAATTGACGATTTTAATCGTACGGATTGGTCATCGACGCGGGGTTTATCGCTGAAACACCCTCTCATGATCTCCTCACGGCCGAGATCAGCATCCATGACATCTTCTTCCGGGAACCATGAGCCATGGCCGTAGCTGCGATACCTACTCCTGAACCGTCTGCCCCGGCAGCAACGGCGGCATCGGGCATTCCAGGGCGTCGCAGACGGCCCGCAGCACTTCCGCCTGCGAGATGCTGACCATCCCGTCCGCCACGATCACTTCGGAGCAGGCCGTAATCAGATCCCTTTTGGATGACTCCCGGAGCCGGTTCAGCTTTTCCAGGGCCTGGTCCAGGGCTTGAATGGCGCATTCTTCTTCGGAACGCAGAGAAAGGCCGGGCAGACCTAGCTCCTCTGCTCCCTTGGCAAAGGCCATGGACACGTCTTCAGGCCTGGCGCCCACATGGGCCAGGGATGAGAGAATCAGCGAGATTTCCAACACGGCCTGGTGCAGCGCCACATGGCCGAACACGTGGGACTTTCGGATTTCGAAGGAGGGCTCCAGATGGCGCAGCACGGCGCGGTGCACGGCCCATTCGAAGAGACCCACCCGTCCATCGGCCTTGATCATGGCCTGCAGCGTGTCCTGAAAGACCGGATAGCGGTCAAAGGGCATTCGGCGCAGGGCCGGAAAGCACAGGTCCAGGAGCGGCAACCGCAGCTCCGGCCGGACATTCGCGGCGGCGAAGTTGAGGACGTCTTGTTTCAGGATCGTTCCGAATCCCGCGCCAATGGCATCCAGCTGCCTGCCGGCCACGACATCGTCCTTGTCCAGCAACAGGGCGAACATTACGGCGAAGACGTGGACGGGGTCATGAGCGGCCTCCACAAGATGCGGAGGGATTCGGCGCTTGAGCTGTTGGGCGTGGGCCACATGGGCCTCGTCCAGCTGCCCCACCGTGGCGGTCAAATCCGCGGCCCGGGGAGCACGAGCCGCGCCGGCCGGTTCGGCGGGAGCGGCCGGGGCCAGCCCGGAGAAGGCGAAATCCTCCCGGGGTGCATGCCGGTCGTCCCGTACTCCAGGCGAAACATGTTCGTTCAAGGCCGGATACGTTCCGTCCCAGCGCGGATCCACCCGCCGGATGCGTTCCTCCAGGGGCGGATGGGTGGCGAACAGGGAATTCATGAACCCTCCCACGCCCTGGGCGAAAAACATGTGGCTGGCCTGGGCCGCGTTTTGGTGTTCCAGCCGTGATCCCTGGGACAGGACGCCGATCTTTTTCAGCACTCCGGCCATGGCCTGGGCATCCCTGGTGAACTGCACGGCCGAGGCATCGGCAAGATACTCCCGTTGCCGGGAAATCGCCGCCTTGATCATGCTGCCGAAAAACATGCCCAAGGAACCGACAATAATGAACCCGACGCCCGCAACCAGAGGCAAGGCGGACCCTTTGCGGTCCCGGGAGCGCCCTCCGCTGTAAACGGCCATGCGCAGCATCATTCGCCCGGCCAGACCGAGAATGATCAGACCGTGGATCACGCTCATCAAGCGAATGTTCAACCGCATGTCGCCGTTCAGGATATGGCTGAATTCATGCCCGATTACGGCCTGCAGTTCCGAACGGGTCAAGAGCCTGGCGCTGCCGTTGGTCAGGCCGATCACGGCGTCGCCGGGCGTCTGCCCCGCGGCAAAGGCGTTGATGCCGCTTTCCTGGTCGAGAAAATAAACCGGCGGAACCGGCACGCCGGAAGCAATGGCCATTTCCTCCACCACGTTCAGCACCTTGCGTTCGTCGGGATGGCTGCTGTCCGGAGACAAGAGGCGACCGCCCAACAATTCGGCAACGGCTGCCCCGCCCCGGCGCAACTGGGCCATCTTGAACAGGGTGCCGGAACCGATGATAAAGAGGATCACCACGCCCAGCAGGACCAAAAACTCGGCCATGGCCAGAAATTCGCGCCATGCCGAAGCCGCTGTCGGCGCCTCGACCATCAACAACAAGAACACCAGCAGGTAGACCGTGAGCACGATCCCTGCCGTAGCCGCAATAAACAGCACGACCATCAGGCCGCTTCTGCGGCGGGCCCGTTCCTGACTCTCGAAGAAATCCATGACTGTGCCGGGATAAGGTTGCGATACGGTTGACGCTAGAACTGCACTTTCGGCGCTTCGCGGAATTCACTCCCATCGAACTCCAGCAAGGCGGCACGCTCGAAGCCGAACGCCCCGGCAAACATGTTCTGCGGAAAGGATT
Proteins encoded:
- a CDS encoding ribbon-helix-helix protein, CopG family, with the protein product MTQITARLSDEVLSSLDAAATRLRRSRAEVVRQAVEYYLDDFEDISLAIEVLQDPADLALDWEKVKRDLLNLD
- a CDS encoding type II toxin-antitoxin system RelE family toxin, translated to MTYSISIKRSAAKSLENIPKPDRLRIIEAIDFLRENSSAGSVLKGEFSGLRRIRVGMYRVVYEVQDTQLTILIVRIGHRRGVYR
- a CDS encoding M48 family metallopeptidase; this encodes MDFFESQERARRRSGLMVVLFIAATAGIVLTVYLLVFLLLMVEAPTAASAWREFLAMAEFLVLLGVVILFIIGSGTLFKMAQLRRGGAAVAELLGGRLLSPDSSHPDERKVLNVVEEMAIASGVPVPPVYFLDQESGINAFAAGQTPGDAVIGLTNGSARLLTRSELQAVIGHEFSHILNGDMRLNIRLMSVIHGLIILGLAGRMMLRMAVYSGGRSRDRKGSALPLVAGVGFIIVGSLGMFFGSMIKAAISRQREYLADASAVQFTRDAQAMAGVLKKIGVLSQGSRLEHQNAAQASHMFFAQGVGGFMNSLFATHPPLEERIRRVDPRWDGTYPALNEHVSPGVRDDRHAPREDFAFSGLAPAAPAEPAGAARAPRAADLTATVGQLDEAHVAHAQQLKRRIPPHLVEAAHDPVHVFAVMFALLLDKDDVVAGRQLDAIGAGFGTILKQDVLNFAAANVRPELRLPLLDLCFPALRRMPFDRYPVFQDTLQAMIKADGRVGLFEWAVHRAVLRHLEPSFEIRKSHVFGHVALHQAVLEISLILSSLAHVGARPEDVSMAFAKGAEELGLPGLSLRSEEECAIQALDQALEKLNRLRESSKRDLITACSEVIVADGMVSISQAEVLRAVCDALECPMPPLLPGQTVQE